A window of the Alnus glutinosa chromosome 4, dhAlnGlut1.1, whole genome shotgun sequence genome harbors these coding sequences:
- the LOC133866132 gene encoding uncharacterized protein LOC133866132 translates to MYPESIIFEVHHGGRFNKEHRVTYVGGDISHYPDPYDRDELSFIEIERVVRTYGYGPGDLIYYNLPTKSLDEGLRLISSDHDVIQMVEHHREHGIVELYLVSFGVVDVEVEVHGEEGVDDEEEEDEYERVSEERSDPLWDQVLSDDSDAYDLHGDAEVGLEHDDVRVDEGFGLQPEDVVDQKVGVEAAVGQAEEGEGEGEGEGAGGGQGEGYSDISGSDELNSPSASDEEGVAEAESSRRPCVTKRVPFSKDDLEDPNLQRGNTFRDVYEFRKAIKQASVLKGKDLTYQKNSRSKCIAVCADKNCKYRVYGRQLKDESTFMLISIRPRHTCPRRYKNHLITSNWVAEGCMDCFRDQPNMPIDVLKKKVKKKWNVELHNSSLYRARKKAQQTIYGKLGEQYYRLWDYCAAIRSTNVGSCVILMVERPMPEVPCRFQRMYMSLAAMKDGFRDGCRPIIGLDACFLKGVYKGQLMAAIGRDANDNMYPIAIAVVEAETKDSWTWFLEALLSDLGPRGPHGWTFISDRQKGLVPSLHEVCPHAKHRTCVRHLYANFKDDGHRGVLLKDMLWRAASSYTQIGFYAAMEELKGLNPKAHEYLEKVDPRTWCKGWFNTSTKCDLLHNNLAECFNSWILKFRDKTILTMLEGIRGNLMRRYQRKRDAIRAMEGNLGPKIKEKLEIEEDEASHCTPIFAGDGLFEIECKGKKYVVNLCQRTCGCRKWDVFGIPCCHAISAIWHGGGNPEDYLSHYFGKEMYLKAYAPIIYPVPSEEQWVRTNQPKIEPPKLRATIGRPKKVRNRGTDETSNPYSIRKGGKKNQCGMCKKYGHNTRTCTVRMRHDERQQRRRTSTENMLQILTAILTG, encoded by the exons ATGTATCCAGAATCCATAATCTTTGAGGTACACCATGGTGGCCGATTTAATAAGGAGCATAGGGTCACATATGTTGGTGGGGACATATCACATTACCCTGACCCATATGATAGAGACGAGTTGTCTTTTATTGAGATAGAGAGGGTAGTTAGGACTTATGGGTATGGTCCTGGTGACCTAATTTACTATAATCTACCTACCAAAAGTCTAGATGAAGGGCTACGACTTATTTCTTCTGACCATGATGTCATTCAAATGGTGGAACACCATAGGGAGCATGGAATTGTAGAGTTATATTTGGTTTCCTTTGGTGTAGTAgatgtagaagtagaagtacACGGAGAAGAGGGtgttgatgatgaggaagaggaagacGAATATGAGAGAGTGTCTGAAGAAAGAAGTGACCCATTATGGGATCAGGTTCTAAGTGATGACTCTGATGCTTATGATTTACATGGAGATGCAGAGGTGGGTTTAGAACATGATGATGTTCGTGTAGATGAAGGGTTTGGACTACAACCAGAAGATGTTGTGGATCAGAAGGTTGGAGTAGAAGCAGCAGTTGGTCAAGCAGaagagggtgagggtgagggtgagggtgagggtgcgGGTGGGGGTCAGGGTGAGGGTTATTCAGATATTTCCGGTAGTGATGAACTGAACTCACCTAGTGCTAGTGATGAAGAGGGTGTGGCTGAGGCTGAGTCTTCAAGACGGCCCTGTGTCACCAAGAGGGTTCCATTTAGTAAGGATGATTTGGAAGATCCGAATTTGCAACGAGGTAACACTTTTCGGGATGTCTATGAGTTTAGAAAAGCCATTAAGCAGGCCTCTGTATTGAAAGGGAAGGACTTGACTTACCAAAAGAATTCAAGGAGTAAATGCATTGCAGTGTGTGCAGACAAGAATTGTAAGTACAGAGTTTATGGGAGGCAGTTGAAAGATGAGTCCACGTTCATGCTAATTTCAATTAGGCCTAGACATACATGCCCTAGGAGGTACAAGAATCACTTGATCACTTCGAACTGGGTTGCCGAGGGGTGCATGGACTGTTTTAGGGATCAGCCGAACATGCCTATAGATGTCCtgaagaaaaaggtgaaaaagaagTGGAATGTTGAACTCCACAACAGTTCCTTGTATAGGGCTAGGAAGAAGGCACAACAGACAATTTATGGAAAGTTGGGAGAGCAATACTATCGATTATGGGACTATTGTGCAGCAATTAGAAGCACAAATGTTGGGAGTTGTGTAATTCTGATGGTTGAGAGACCTATGCCCGAAGTGCCTTGTAGATTCCAGAGGATGTACATGTCATTGGCAGCCATGAAAGATGGATTCAGAGATGGGTGTAGGCCCATCATAGGGCTTGATGCATGTTTCTTAAAGGGAGTTTACAAGGGACAGTTAATGGCAGCTATTGGAAGGGATGCCAATGATAACATGTACCCAATTGCTATAGCTGTGGTGGAGGCAGAGACTAAGGACAGCTGGACATGGTTTCTTGAGGCCTTATTATCAGATCTTGGCCCTAGGGGTCCACATGGGTGGACTTTCATTTCAGATAGACAAAAg GGATTGGTACCAAGCCTACATGAGGTGTGTCCTCATGCTAAACATCGAACATGTGTGCGGCACTTATATGCCAATTTCAAAGACGATGGTCATAGGGGGGTGTTATTGAAGGACATGCTGTGGAGAGCTGCTTCATCTTACACACAAATTGGATTCTATGCTGCAATGGAGGAGCTCAAGGGCCTAAACCCTAAAGCACACGAGTACCTAGAAAAGGTTGACCCTAGAACTTGGTGTAAAGGATGGTTCAACACAAGTACAAAGTGTGACCTTCTGCACAACAACTTGGCTGAGTGCTTCAATAGTTGGATCCTCAAGTTTCGGGATAAGACCATCCTAACAATGTTGGAAGGAATCAGGGGCAACTTAATGAGAAGGTaccaaagaaagagagatgctATAAGGGCCATGGAGGGGAATTTAgggccaaaaattaaagagaagttGGAGATAGAGGAAGATGAGGCCAGCCATTGTACACCAATATTTGCTGGTGATGGTTTGTTTGAGATTGAATGCAAGGGCAAGAAGTATGTGGTCAATTTGTGCCAGAGAACATGTGGGTGTAGAAAATGGGATGTCTTTGGCATTCCATGTTGTCATGCCATCTCGGCAATATGGCATGGTGGAGGCAACCCAGAGGATTATTTGAGTCATTACTTTGGAAAGGAGATGTACTTAAAGGCATATGCACCCATCATTTACCCTGTACCAAGTGAGGAGCAATGGGTTAGGACAAATCAACCGAAGATTGAACCACCTAAGTTAAGAGCAACTATAGGTAGACCTAAGAAAGTTAGAAATAGAGGTACTGATGAGACATCAAATCCATACTCAATTAGAAAGGGTGGCAAGAAGAACCAATGTGGGATGTGCAAGAAATATGGTCACAATACAAGAACATGCACTGTGAGGATGAGGCATGATGAAAGACAACAACGTAGGAGAACTTCTACAGAGAACATGCTGCAGATACTGACTGCAATATTGACAGGGTAA